One segment of Ipomoea triloba cultivar NCNSP0323 chromosome 12, ASM357664v1 DNA contains the following:
- the LOC115999441 gene encoding protein FAR1-RELATED SEQUENCE 5-like encodes MDTGVNINSASGVCDEGYSTDIGVEGSACDMEISPGMTKYWRPICANSLKPHVGQQFDSLDSVFGFYKQYAGSVGFDCRQSTTRRGRDGGIVLKHVVCSREGFKHSHCSDAKRRRLTSRVGCKAKVVFKFIPKGCYSVHFFEERHTHSMCSSIAKQFLKVNRNLDVGHQIFVASCVRANIGPTRSYRLFKEIVGEYSNVGATSVDFQNFKRDLMAYILNGDAQLFIDTLFKRRELCEAFGFEYDVDEANQLSRVFLADAVSRKNFSLFGDIVSFDATYRTNRYNLVFVPFTSIDNHKRCITFGAGMLTKEDIDSYVWLLESFKKIMGHDPICVVTDFDPAVKVAVAQVFGESKHRFCMWHIMCKVGEKVGPVLSKDEVFRRKLNCIVWDNSIDPEAFELRWNQIMEEYGLGDNGWFRYLFKSRTFWASPYFHDEFMAGLVRTTSRSESQNSFFGSFSNGHSSLVEYLVHYESAIGAQRHAQAKLNADCEACFPVLKTPLALERHAMGVYTIFVFYDVQEEICAACFSCQVVSLSDSDGCVSYVIKEGDHRAWAVNLVLDDNCVRYLVHRWTKGACLHPIFDIDGIVVDQSAKVENVRLLTNLMWSDIYACVGLADGNIDRLSQIRSVVNDQRKLFLQDGSDNGSSVAVGSKQSVINSFCESVSKASSVEVHDLVKAKNKDSGKRLKSARERVASKCTKQSRRCHTCDEYGHNSRTCPLNN; translated from the exons ATGGATACTG GTGTGAATATAAACTCTGCTAGTGGGGTTTGTGATGAAGGTTATTCCACAGACATTGGTGTAGAAGGCAGTGCTTGTGATATGGAAATATCACCCGGTATGACTAAGTATTGGCGTCCAATTTGTGCCAATAGTTTGAAGCCTCATGTCGGGCAACAGTTTGATTCCTTGGATAgtgtttttggtttttataaacaaTATGCTGGCTCTGTTGGTTTTGACTGTAGGCAGAGCACAACTCGAAGGGGTAGAGATGGTGGTATTGTGTTGAAGCATGTTGTATGTAGTCGTGAGGGGTTCAAGCATAGCCATTGTAGTGATGCGAAGAGGCGGAGGTTAACAAGTAGGGTTGGGTGTAAGGCTAAGGTGGTTTTTAAATTCATACCGAAAGGTTGTTATTCTGTGCATTTTTTTGAGGAACGACATACCCATTCGATGTGTTCATCTATTGCTAAgcagtttttaaaagtcaatcGCAATCTTGATGTTGGCCATCAAATTTTCGTTGCAAGTTGTGTTCGGGCAAACATTGGCCCTACTCGGTCGTATAGGTTATTTAAGGAGATTGTTGGTGAGTATTCTAATGTGGGGGCTACAAGTGTGgactttcaaaatttcaaacgTGATTTAATGGCTTACATTTTGAATGGTGATGCTCAATTGTTCATAGATACGCTGTTTAAAAGGCGTGAATTGTGCGAAGCATTTGGGTTTGAATATGATGTTGATGAGGCTAACCAGCTCTCAAGGGTTTTCTTGGCGGACGCAGTATCAAGGAAGaacttttctttgtttggtgATATTGTTTCGTTTGATGCTACATATCGTACTAACAG GTATAATCTGGTTTTTGTCCCATTTACTAgcattgataatcataagagaTGCATCACCTTTGGTGCTGGGATGCTTACGAAGGAAGACATAGACTCATATGTGTGGCTTTTGGAGagttttaagaaaattatgGGTCATGATCCTATTTGCGTTGTTACAGATTTTGATCCAGCTGTGAAGGTTGCCGTTGCTCAAGTGTTTGGTGAGTCAAAACATAGATTTTGTATGTGGCATATAATGTGCAAGGTGGGAGAGAAGGTTGGACCGGTTTTGTCTAAAGACGAGGTGTTTAGGAGGAAGTTGAATTGCATCGTTTGGGATAATTCAATTGATCCTGAGGCCTTTGAGCTGCGATGGAATCAGATTATGGAGGAATATGGGTTGGGTGATAATGGTTGGTTTCGTTACTTGTTTAAGTCCCGTACATTTTGGGCATCTCCATACTTTCATGATGAGTTTATGGCGGGTTTGGTTAGGACCACATCTAGATCGGAGTCTCAAAACAGTTTCTTTGGTAGCTTCTCTAATGGACATTCTAGCTTGGTTGAATATTTGGTGCATTATGAAAGTGCTATTGGTGCACAGCGGCATGCTCAAGCAAAACTAAATGCTGATTGTGAAGCTTGTTTTCCCGTTTTGAAGACACCATTGGCGTTGGAGCGGCATGCCATGGGTGTTTACacaatttttgtgttttatgaTGTTCAAGAGGAGATTTGTGCAGCTTGTTTTTCTTGTCAAGTGGTATCTTTGAGTGATTCTGATGGTTGCGTGTCTTACGTGATAAAAGAGGGTGACCATCGAGCATGGGCTGTCAATTTAGTTTTGGATGATAATTGTGTAAG GTATTTGGTGCATCGGTGGACAAAGGGTGCATGTTTGCACCCAATATTTGATATTGATGGTATAGTTGTTGATCAATCTGCGAAAGTGGAGAACGTTAGGCTGCTTACTAATCTTATGTGGTCTGATATTTATGCTTGTGTGGGGTTGGCTGATGGTAATATTGATCGTTTGTCACAGATACGAAGCGTTGTTAATGATCAAAGGAAATTATTTCTTCAAGATGGGAGTGATAATGGCAGTAGCGTGGCTGTTGGTAGCAAGCAAAGTGTGATTAATTCGTTTTGTGAGTCTGTGTCCAAGGCCTCTTCAGTGGAAGTGCACGACCTTGTCAAAGCTAAGAACAAGGATAGTGGTAAGCGATTGAAGAGTGCAAGGGAGAGAGTTGCAAGCAAGTGTACAAAGCAATCAAGGAGATGCCACACTTGTGATGAATATGGCCATAACAGTAGGACATGTCctttaaataattga